From the Pseudodesulfovibrio sp. S3 genome, one window contains:
- the pheS gene encoding phenylalanine--tRNA ligase subunit alpha, which produces MSSDLKSFLEGLDSLAQDCESRKGQACSLKELEELRIEFLGRKGKLAQIMGQLGVLDNSEKPAAGKKANEVKQLITGLIDGWEAELNAAESNQALSRFDPSMPGRKPWAGSLHPVTLVMDEVCSVLNGLGFEFAAGPEVENDWHNFEALNIPPEHPARDMQDTLYVSDNIVLRTHTSGMQIRSMLKQKPPVAVIAPGKVYRRDSDLTHTPMFHQIEGLLVDKKVSMGDLRGTLTAFVRQVFGAKTEVRFRPSFFPFTEPSAEVDISCVLCGGKGEKDGSTCRVCKGTGWVEILGCGMVDPNVFKAVGYDPEVYTGFAFGTGIERIAMLKYGIGDLRMFFENDVRFLEQFA; this is translated from the coding sequence GTGAGTAGTGATTTGAAGTCCTTCTTGGAAGGACTCGACAGCCTGGCCCAGGATTGCGAATCTCGCAAGGGCCAGGCTTGTTCGTTAAAAGAACTGGAGGAACTCCGTATCGAGTTCCTGGGCCGCAAGGGCAAGCTCGCCCAGATCATGGGGCAACTTGGTGTACTCGACAATTCCGAAAAGCCCGCTGCGGGAAAGAAGGCCAACGAGGTCAAGCAGCTCATCACCGGGCTGATCGACGGTTGGGAAGCCGAGTTGAACGCCGCCGAGTCGAACCAGGCGCTTTCCAGATTCGACCCCTCCATGCCGGGCCGCAAGCCGTGGGCAGGTTCCCTGCATCCGGTGACCCTGGTCATGGATGAGGTCTGCTCCGTGTTGAACGGGCTCGGTTTCGAGTTCGCCGCGGGCCCAGAGGTGGAAAACGACTGGCACAACTTCGAGGCCCTGAACATTCCGCCCGAGCATCCGGCCCGCGACATGCAGGACACCTTGTATGTCTCGGACAACATCGTGCTGCGGACCCACACGTCCGGTATGCAGATTCGAAGCATGCTCAAACAGAAGCCGCCTGTGGCCGTCATTGCTCCGGGCAAGGTCTATCGTCGCGATTCAGATCTGACCCACACCCCCATGTTCCACCAGATCGAGGGATTGCTTGTGGACAAAAAGGTGTCCATGGGCGATTTGCGCGGCACCCTGACCGCGTTCGTGCGCCAGGTGTTCGGAGCCAAGACCGAAGTTCGCTTCCGTCCGAGCTTCTTTCCCTTTACCGAACCGTCGGCCGAGGTGGACATCTCCTGCGTGCTTTGCGGCGGCAAGGGCGAGAAAGACGGTTCCACCTGCCGTGTCTGCAAGGGAACCGGCTGGGTTGAGATCCTGGGGTGCGGCATGGTCGATCCGAACGTGTTCAAGGCCGTGGGGTATGACCCTGAAGTCTACACCGGCTTCGCTTTCGGCACGGGCATCGAGCGTATCGCCATGCT